A single Balaenoptera ricei isolate mBalRic1 chromosome 13, mBalRic1.hap2, whole genome shotgun sequence DNA region contains:
- the RPL31 gene encoding large ribosomal subunit protein eL31: MAPAKKGGEKKKGRSAINEVVTREYTINIHKRIHGVGFKKRAPRALKEIRKFAMKEMGTPDVRIDTRLNKAVWAKGIRNVPYRIRVRLSRKRNEDEDSPNKLYTLVTYVPVTTFKNLQTVNVDEN, encoded by the exons ATGGCTCCCGCAAAGAAGGGCGGCGAGAAGAAGAAGGGCCGGTCCGCCATCAACGAGGTGGTGACCAGAGAATACACCATCAACATTCACAAGCGCATCCATGGAGT GGGTTTCAAGAAGCGTGCCCCTCGGGCACTCAAAGAAATACGGAAATTTGCCATGAAGGAGATGGGAACTCCAGACGTACGCATTGACACCAGGCTCAACAAAGCTGTCTGGGCCAAAGGAATAAG GAATGTTCCATACCGTATCCGTGTGCGGTTGTCCAGAAAACGGAATGAAGACGAAGATTCACCAAACAAGCTCTATACGTTGGTTACCTATGTACCTGTCACCACTTTCAAAA ACCTACAGACAGTTAACGTGGATGAGAACTAA